The following is a genomic window from Enterobacter cloacae.
TGCCCCGCTGAACCCCAAGGCGATCAAAACCAGCGGCCCCAGGCAGCAGGCCGACGCAAGAATGGCGGCCAGCCCACCGGCGAAGAGCGCGCCGCGCCCGTTTTGTGGTTCAGACTTTTGTGGTTCAGACATACGCTTGTCCTTTCAAATTTGGTTTGGATAGCTTAAGCTTACTTCCGTAGTTATGTACGGAGTCAAGCGATATGCAAATTAATTTTGAGAATCTGACCATTGGCGTTTTTGCCAAGGCGGCCGGGGTCAATGTGGAGACCATCCGGTTCTACCAGCGCAAGGGCCTGCTGCCGGAGCCAGACAAGCCCTATGGCAGCATTCGCCGCTATGGCGAGGCGGATGTAACACGAGTGCGGTTCGTGAAATCGGCCCAGCGGCTGGGCTTTAGCCTGGACGAAATCGCCGAGCTACTGCGGCTGGAGGATGGCACCCATTGCGAGGAAGCCAGCGGCCTGGCCGAGCACAAGCTCAAGGATGTGCGCGAGAAGATGGCCGACTTGGCACGCATGGAGGCCGTGCTGTCTGAACTGGTGTGCGCCTGCCATGCGCGGAAAGGGAACGTTTCCTGCCCGCTGATTGCGTCACTGCAAGACGGAACGAAGCTCGCTGCATCGGCGCGGGGGAGTCACGGGGTGACTACGCCTTAGCGTGCTTTATTTTCCGAATTCTGAGACGACCCCTGTGTGTTGAAAGACAAGATGAGAACCATGATGTGTACGTAGGTAAATTCATCCAGTTACATGTAGCCGCTAATAAGAGCCTTAAGATCGTCGAAATGGGCGATGTGAAACTGGTGGCCATAACCAGCTCGATTCCTACCACTTTTAATGGTGGGATAAAGAGATACAAAGGGGTTACGTATGTGTCACTTTCCCAAACAGCTCAAACCACTATCGACTTCCCGAAGCGTATCTACAAAGAGGGCCAGGAATGTACTTCTGTCACCAGTCCTGACCAAGGTCCTTTCGCCCGGGATGTTAGGTTGAATTGCTACGGGCGATGTGTTGTCACCGGCGTAAGGTCCCCCTGGCGTACTGAGGCCGCGCACTTAACGCCACGTCATGAAGAAGGCATTCCCGACGTAACGAACGGAATTTTACTTCGCCGTGATATCCATACACTGTTCGACAATGACCATTGCGCCATAAACCCTGACACTATGAAAATTTACTTCAGCCGGGAGGCCCGGGAGTTGGATGATGATCTCCTGAAATGGCATGGGAATGAGATAGAGACGACACGCATGCAGGTTCCGGTTAACATCGAAAACCTTCGGATACGATGGCAAAAATTTAAGGCTAAGGATCGTCAGCGTAAATAAAGCCATAAGCTGAACCACGGCGAGGATTAGTCTTGTTCACTAAATGACAGCGAGAGATTAAATGCAAACCCAAAAAGATATTACAGTTGGCCAGATCTGGGAAGAAGTGGATCCAAGACTGATCCGGAAAGTGCGAGTTGTTGAGGTGGCCTCGTTAGAAGGGCCCAAAGGCATCCTAATCGAAAACGTGGAGTCTGGTCGTAAGAACTGGGCGTCGTCATCCCGCTTTAATGGAAAGCGTGGAGGGTATCGTCTTATTTCCTGAAGGTTTTGCCAATATGGGAAACTGAAGAGGTTGAAACCATCCCGGTGAGGGAGCATATCTGGTAAAGAAGAGTCTTTAAAAAGGTTTTACGCGACCTGGGATAATAAACGGGAAAACGATACCCAAAAAAAGAATACAGCGATGATAACGATAAGGAATGGTAAGGGCTTCAATATTTTGAGAAATGACCTGGCTTACTTTGCATCTGCATTTCTAATCAAACTGTCCACATAGGGATCACAGCTCTTAGGTTCTGAATTTTTCATATGTTCTGTACCTGAAATTGATTCCGTATGAGAAAAGGCCACCGAAGTGGCCTCTATCAAAACTGGTGGCAAAAGTTAGATCAGGAAATCATCAAGACTTTTACCGGCTGCAATTTGTTCTGCCAGAGCTTTGGGGGTACGGCCCTGTCCAGTCCACGTTTTTGTTTCGCCATTTTCATCAGTAAATGAGTATTTGGCCGGGCGTGGTTCACGGCTTTTCTTGGTAGCCGTAGATTTGGCCTGGAATGAGCCAAGCAGCTCTTCCGGGTTGATACCATCTTCTTCCATTAACTTACGCAGGGCGTCAAGTTTCTCCTGACGAGCTTGCAGTTCGGCAGCTTTGGATGATTCTTCCTGACGACGCTCATCAACAATGACATTAAGCTTTTCGAGGATTTCCTCAAGTACTTCTAAAGGCAGCTCGCGGCCCTGGGCGCGAAGAGTACGAATATTGTTTAACGATTTGAGTGCTTCAGACATACGACCTCACTTTCTAATTCTTTGATAAGGATTTACTTAATCATAATACACTCTATAAGGAAAAAGATGCCAGCTTTATGTCTTCAGGTACAAAGATATCTTGCTAAGAATACTCCTTATCTTCCTTGTGCAGACTGTTTCGTGCTTTCGATGTTGTTCATGAGTCTTAAAATCTGCTCACTGTTTAGGGTACTCATGCTGTAAATCATCAAGAAGGAAGCGCAGAACAACATAAGCAATCGGAAAAGGAAACCATGCCAGTGACAGGCCATATATGGCGGAGATAAACATAGGGTAATTTAACTCACTTACAAAATTCGCTTCATTGTATTGTTGAATCGAAATGGCAGAAGCAAAAATTATAATTAAAGTAAGAAAAATCCACTCTAGCCATCTCTTTTTATAACAAGCATAAGCGAAAGCTGTAGGGTAAAAAATAAAGCAAAAAATTCCAGCTGCAATTACGTTCATAAAAGTAACTTTCCTGATAGCGCAGTTATTTTTCGAATGCAGCATCATGAACAACTGCCATAACATTGATGATTGGCTTTCTTTTTCTGAAGAACCTTCCGCGCGGCAAAGTTTCTCCCGCTTTGAGACGATAAAGCCAGAAAACATAAGCCGGAGGAACATTGCTGTCAAAAATATCTGAACAAGTTTGAACTGTGATGCCTACTGTATTGTCTTTCCTCATCTCTTTAAAAGTGCCTTGCAATGCAGCGGATAACGTCATTTTTAAGAAACCTTTTTCTGTTTGAACGGATAGACTTGACTTAGCTGGCTTGACTGTAATGTTTGCCACTAAAGATCCCTCGTTCTGAGGATGCAGGCACTACAAAGTTACCGTCAGGTCTAATCATACGAGTTTGGATGAAATTTTTGCCGGATTTGGTTTTTTCAACCTGGTGCTCGATCTTCCATTCTTCTTTGACGGGACCGGATGACAAATGAACTAGAACCGGTACTTTTTTACGTGTTCTATCCAGAACAATACAATTTGATTTATCCGTATCAACGCTTCCCTGAAGAGTATTCAAAGAGCAATTATCATATCCCTCAACCGGAACTGCATTACCTTGGATATCAATTTTGAATCCTCCAGCTATTACAATTTCGGGTGCATTATCATTTAAAGTCTCGTCATAGGCAGCATCAACTACATCGCAAGCAGTAAGAGTAAGTGACGATGCCACAGCAAGACACAATAAAGAAAATCTGTTTTTGAGCATATTTGAGACCTTTTATAAAAGAGAATTGTATCATTAACAGTCTAGTTCTAACGACTACCACTTTTAAGTATGTATTGAGCCAGTTTTATATTCAGGCACACCATATTGCACTCTAGCTCTTTCATCATCCTAGAAGAACTCTTAATTAAGTATTCTTCAAGTGGGCCAGCATATGCCCCTGATGTCACGATCGTTAGTTGCGTAAGAGGATGAGTCAAACTCTCAATGCCCTTCAGGATGTCATTCTGGACAGCAGAAATATAAACAGGCGAAGCCGCAATCAAATATTCATCATTCGGACTGGACTGCATTAACTGGCTTATAGTTGCGCAACGGTTATGCTTTCCTAGTGATTTTGTGATGGCTTTCCACCAGAGATCATGCCTGAATGGTACTTGATGAAATGTCGCCTCGTAAGAGGGCACCCGATCTCGACTATTTAAAAACCCCATCCCGGCAGAGATTATCCACAACTCCAGATTTCTGGTTGAGTTTAAAATTTCCTTTGCCGTAGACCAGTGATTACCTGAATACAAGGACAATGCCGGTACCGCCTGATTACTTCTGGCGTCGTCTACAATGTTACTCCAGGCATATGCTGCGTCGTCCGGGGTTTGTTTTGGATCTATGTCCAATGTCGGCCAGACGTGGCCCTGATGATTCTTGCCCTTTGTACAGGAAGTGATTAAGTGTACTGAGCGTTCAGAGAACATTATCTTCCTTACATACCCATAGAACAGCTTTCTAAGAACGGTGGGCTCGCCTGAAAATTACAAATCAGCCCCTTTCACGGCATCATTTTGATTCTTCGCGTCTGCCCCCAGTAAGATGACCGGTTTTCTGCATGACAGTGTTATTCCTAACAAACGCAACACAAAACCACGCCAGCCAGAGCAAATTTTTTCATTTGCTGCGTAAAGCCTATTGTTTTCTCTTTTAAGCTTCGCCCACTCGTTACAGAGGGTAACATCATCAAGCGCTGTTATATGCTTCGCCTCACCTTCGACGATAACGGTATGGATACCGTATGCTGTAAATCTCATACTATTTTCCAGAACCCAGTTGCGGTATTCGTTGAGTCCACCTTCGGAACCGGTAGCTCTGCGCCACATTTCAATTTGCTTGTGTGATGGGTCAAGTGTACTTGTCATTGAAGCCTCGTCTCAGCGATAACGCTTGAAATAGCCCGCTTTGGTCAAAATGAAATTAGCCATCTGACTGGCGATTTGATTGTATCTTACTCATAGTGCCCAACCTATAGGTTAAAAAGGGGCATTTTCGCTTTATAGCGTGTTCAACATCATCAATCATCCCAAGAAAGGCTGGCTTATTAAGCCGGTCCATCATTTTCTGTATATCTCTCATCAATTTTTATATCCGGCCTGAAGTGCACCGTTCAAGCACACCGATCAGGCAGTTAGTCACTAGTTAACTCTTTACTAGAGACTAAATTCCATTGATTTACGTGACAACGTCACGTCATTAAGGTTTGCAAATGCCTAATTTTCATACTATGGGATTTAATTAGGAGTAAATCCCACAGGTTTACATAAAGCTGACATTTAAAAGTGTTAAAAATCAATCAGATAGAAAGAAAAGGCTCTCCGGAAGAACTCTTCTCATTATTTCGCCGCCCGGGGTTATTGCTGACAGATCTGAAAGTGCTAATATGTTAGTCATTAGTAATTAGTAAAGCCTTTACTAAACGCGTTTCTACGTAAATTCTATTGGTTTTAGAGGGTCCTACTGTCCGAAGACAATAAAGTTGTACACAAAGCACTAAAGTTGTAACCATTCTCAAAAAACGACGCTAATGTTGTATGCTTACTGAATGTGTGGTTATAGGGTTGGAGACTATAAAATGCACATATAGGTACGTATCAATGTCGTTTTTTGGGTACGATCATGGGTAGGGGTAGGCGTCTCAAATCCTATTTGGATTATGAAAATGCGCTAGGTGACGGCATAGGAGTGGGCTATGGCCAAAGTTATCAGCCCTGGCTTAGAGCTCAGGACGTTAAATCCCGTGGAAACCGTTCGATAGTCTTTGGCCTTAAGACGTTTCGAAACCATCATCATGGGGTTTGAGGGCCAATGATGTAAAAAACCACGCTAAGGAGATAATTCATTGTTTAAATTGAGATTTAACGGCCTCAATTCCCCCTTCATAATATCCTCCGGTAGTGTGAACGTATAATGTCCCAGCATGTTGATATGACCGTGCATCAGAGGCGAAAGCCGCGCGATATGTTCATCCTCTGGCCCTTCCCCGATGCTGCGCAGGTGCGACAAGGCTTCCTGCATATAAAGCGTATTCCACAGCACCACTGCGTTTGTCACCAGACCCAGCGCACCCAACTGATCTTCCTGCCCCTCGCGGTAACGTTTTCTGATCTCGCCACGCTGACCGTAGCAGATGGCTCTTGCAACGGCATGGCGGCCTTCACCCCGGTTCAACTGTGTTAGGATCCGGCGACGATAGTCCTCATCATCAATATAGTTGAGAAGATACAGTGTCTTGTTAACTCTTCCGACCTCCATTATTGCCTGAGCAAGCCCTGACGGTCGGGTACTTCTCAATAGCGATCGAATGAGTTCTGACGCATGAATAGTGCCCAGCTTCAGCGAACCGGCAACCCGCATCATCTCATCCCAGTGGCTTTCGATTTTAGAAAGGTCAACACAACCCCGCGCCAGTTTGTCCAACGCCCCGTAATTCGCTGCTTTGTCGGCCCGCCAGAACACAGCCTCACCCGCATCCGCCAGACGAGGTGAAAATTGGTATCCCAGTAGCCAGAACAGGCCAAAGATAATGTCACTGGTACCTGCTGTGTCCGTCATGATTTCAACCGGGTTTAGTCCCGTTTGTTGCTCAAGTAGCCCTTCCAGCACAAAGATGGAATCCCGCAGTGTTCCAGGAATCACTATGCCATGAAAACCCGAATATTGGTCAGAGACAAAGTTGTACCAGGTGATGCCGCGCCCTGAACCAAAGTATTTTCTGTTGGGGCCAGAATTCACCGTTTTCACTGGCGTGACAAAACGCATACCATCAGCGGAGGCTACCTCCCCGCCCCCCAGTATCCTGCCAACGCTAACGAGGACTGAAAATCAACCAGCCGCGCATTGGCGCTAACCAGCGTTTCTGCTCGGATGTAGTTCTGTTTCACCCAGCTCAGACGATGGCGAGTCAGTGCAGGGATATTGTGCTTGATCAGCGGCTCATGTCCGATATTGCAGGCCTCAGCCAGCATCACCGCACACAGGCTTATATGCAGATCCTGCGCACGGGCACCTGACTCGCTGACATGGCTGAATTCACGGGTGAAGCCAGTTCTGGCGTCAATCTCGAGCAACAGTTCTGTCAGGTCAACGGGTGGAAGCAATTGTCTGACTCGGCTGCTCAGTTGTATCAGCGCCGGTGGTTCATCCAATTTATCCAGGCTGCTGATGGTCAGCGAAGGATGTTTACCTTCATTGCAGATGTCCACGGCGGTATTGCGATCAAAACGTGATGCCACCGTTTTCCAGGTTTCATCTAACTGAGCGGCCAATTGCTCCGATGCTTTACTGCCATTAGTGGGGTGACCCAATGCCCGGCAGACTGGAACCCGCTGCGCCTGCCATTCCTCCCCCTGAAGAAGTTTTTGGCGCGGATCACCCCAACGATCGCTGTTTTCCAACCAGATGTCACGACGGCGTAGCGCATCCTGAAGTCGCTCCAGCAGACACAACGAGTAACCTGCTCGCTGTATCCGACCGTCAGCATCGTACACCAGGCGTTTCCAAGGGCCTGAAATGATATGTTCAGGTGCATCGTCCAGGATCCGTTTTTTCGAGCCGTTTAGCTCTGCCAGGTAATGGATGGCAGCCAAGGTATGTTCACCGTCTGGGGCCGCACGGAAGTGCAGATCGCGCAGTAGTGCGGGCAAAAAACGCCTTACCCGTCCGTATTGCTCCACCATTTCATCCTGAAAGTTTGTATCCTGGGGGCGGGCCAGTTCATTCACTTTTTCCACGGACTCTGCCAGTCTGGCGACAGACACACTGCTGAATATGGTCTTTCGCAGCAAATCATCGGCGGTATCTTCATCAAGTAAAAGTGCGCATGCCCGCGCCAGCAGCAACGCCGCGCGGTCAAGATCCTTGAGCGTCCTAAGTCGCTTTTTCTG
Proteins encoded in this region:
- the merR gene encoding MerR family transcriptional regulator, translating into MQINFENLTIGVFAKAAGVNVETIRFYQRKGLLPEPDKPYGSIRRYGEADVTRVRFVKSAQRLGFSLDEIAELLRLEDGTHCEEASGLAEHKLKDVREKMADLARMEAVLSELVCACHARKGNVSCPLIASLQDGTKLAASARGSHGVTTP
- the HCM1.178ac gene encoding DNA-binding protein — its product is MSEALKSLNNIRTLRAQGRELPLEVLEEILEKLNVIVDERRQEESSKAAELQARQEKLDALRKLMEEDGINPEELLGSFQAKSTATKKSREPRPAKYSFTDENGETKTWTGQGRTPKALAEQIAAGKSLDDFLI
- a CDS encoding hypothetical protein (possible pseudo, frameshifted) codes for the protein MRFVTPVKTVNSGPNRKYFGSGRGITWYNFVSDQYSGFHGIVIPGTLRDSIFVLEGLLEQQTGLNPVEIMTDTAGTSDIIFGLFWLLGYQFSPRLADAGEAVFWRADKAANYGALDKLARGCVDLSKIESHWDEMMRVAGSLKLGTIHASELIRSLLRSTRPSGLAQAIMEVGRVNKTLYLLNYIDDEDYRRRILTQLNRGEGRHAVARAICYGQRGEIRKRYREGQEDQLGALGLVTNAVVLWNTLYMQEALSHLRSIGEGPEDEHIARLSPLMHGHINMLGHYTFTLPEDIMKGELRPLNLNLNNELSP
- a CDS encoding hypothetical protein (possible pseudo, frameshifted), whose translation is MQIPPGVQFYVARQLNIRYPEIISRYAQRENTRWEHHGLIRQHYSYHDFGDFPWSFRLKRLLYTRAWLSNERPGLMFDFATAWLLQNKVLLPAASTLTRVIGEIRERATRRLWRKLAALPNRWQTAQLAGLLEIPEGQRLSVMEHLKRGPVTISGPAFTEALERYTRLRSLEFSCLNFTGLPAIQLRNLARYAGMASVKYISRMPEERRLAILTAFVKAQEISALDEAVDVLDMLILNITREAKKTGQKKRLRTLKDLDRAALLLARACALLLDEDTADDLLRKTIFSSVSVARLAESVEKVNELARPQDTNFQDEMVEQYGRVRRFLPALLRDLHFRAAPDGEHTLAAIHYLAELNGSKKRILDDAPEHIISGPWKRLVYDADGRIQRAGYSLCLLERLQDALRRRDIWLENSDRWGDPRQKLLQGEEWQAQRVPVCRALGHPTNGSKASEQLAAQLDETWKTVASRFDRNTAVDICNEGKHPSLTISSLDKLDEPPALIQLSSRVRQLLPPVDLTELLLEIDARTGFTREFSHVSESGARAQDLHISLCAVMLAEACNIGHEPLIKHNIPALTRHRLSWVKQNYIRAETLVSANARLVDFQSSLALAGYWGAGR